DNA from Leucoraja erinacea ecotype New England chromosome 39, Leri_hhj_1, whole genome shotgun sequence:
AACGGTTCTCACCCGCTTGCTGAGTGTGTCAGAAAGACTGTACGGGTAGTAGGCAATCGCTGTTTGGGCTCATACTTAACTCTGACGCTCGGATCAGTGGCTGAGGACAGAGAGGAAACCAGGgtgcggcaggagaatggggttgaaagggaaagatagatcagccgtgattgaatgctgGTGTAgaccagatgggctgaatggcctaattctgctcctagaacttatgaatggaGGAGCTGTAGAGGCAGTATTGGAGTGAGGAGCAACTGCATCTGGGTGGTGTGGGACGGTGGGAAGTTTAGAGAGAGAAAGGCGAAGAGAAGGTTTCATGAGAGTTTGATGACAGGGCGGTGAGCTGGGTGTAGGTGAGAGTTGGAGAAGTGTGAGGCAGATGGGGACGAGCGAGGTGGTGGAGGGctaggtgggtgggtgagggtacGGATAGGCAGCTGGAACAACAAATTGCAGGTTAACGCAATGGTGGCCCTGGGGTCAGCGGGTCTGGTCATGGTTTAATGTGCTGAATGTCCATCCCTGCCTTTACAGGAACAACGCCAAGAAGCACAACATCATGGCGTTCAACTCTGCTGATAAAATCAACTTCACCACATGGACTCAGGTATGGCCCAGGGTGAGGTAGACCACCATCCAAACCATGACCTGTCGTTGTAGAGGAGTGGGAGCCAGGTTGAGAAGGCTCGTGGTCAGGGCTGGAGAGAATGAGTGAGGGGGCACTGATGGAAGAGGCAACAGCTGTGATGGGGCAGAGGGTGAGGTGGGAGGTGCAGGGTTTGGTGCGATGATGTGAGGATTGGGCCGAGGGTGCTTCTTCGGGAAGATGAGTGTGTTGGGGAGCTGGACGGGGCATGGGTTGGGATTTTCGGGGGAGCTGTGTCGGGAGCAGACATTTTGGAGATGGGAGGTCGGGGCGTATTGTGAGGGGAGAGTTTGGCAGTTGGGGCGGTCGGGGTATGTGGCCCCATGTTCTGGGTCATTGGCTTGATGTTAGGAGGGGAAAGTCTATGTACCTGCAGTGGATGGCTTCCATAAGGGACTGCTGTATCCTGGATGGCCATCACCAggggcagcacagcagtagagttgctgccttagattgcaaagagacctgggttcgatcccgactacgggtgctgtctgtacggagtttgtacgttctccccgtgacctgcgtgggttttctccgagagctccggtttcctcccacactccaaagacgtacagatttgtaggttaattggcttggtaaaattcaaaattgtcccttgtgtgtgtaggatagtgttggtgtgtggggatcgctgctgggcacggactcggtgggccgaagggcctatttgcgtgctgtatctctaaactaaactaaagaaaactaaACACAGTGCCAAGGGCTGGAAATGCTCACCACTGGTGTTGGGAATGCGGCAATGTTAAACCTCTCATTTCCCTGTAGGCTAAAATGGAGCGTGATCTAAGTAACAAGAAGATCTACCAGGAAGAGGAGCAGCCAGTGTTTGGTGCTGGCAGTGAGTTTGGCAAAAAACTGCGAGAGGAGTCAAGAAAGAAGAAGTTTGGGATTGTGACACGAGAGTTTAAGCCAGAAGACCAGCCGTGGCTGCTGAGAGTTAACGGGAAGGCAGGTCGGAAGTAAGTAATGCACTAAAAGaagatacaaagcgctggagtaactcagtgggacaggcagcatctctggagaacatggatagctgatgtttttggtcaggacccttcttcagactgctgccttctccagagatgctgcctgacccactgagttacgccaaccCTTTGGGGTGTTTTTGTAAACAAGCttctgcagttcatagaaacatagaaattaggtgcaggagtaggccattcggcccttcgagcctgcaccgccattcaatatgatcatggctgatcatccaactcagtatcccgtacctgccttctctccataccccctgatccccttagccacaagggtcacatgttactccctcttaaatatagccaatgaactggcctcaactaccctctgtggcagagagttccagagattcaccactctgtgtgaaaaaagttcttctcatctcggttttaaaggatttcccccttatccctagtCATGGAGTGCTTgaataacacagcgggtctggcagcatctcaggagattgTGGATAGGTGGGGTGGGGACCTGAAACTTCACTATCCAcggtctcctgagatgctgcctgacctgctgagctactccagcactcttgtcttcCTCTCTGAACcagccttgtttctacattctcctgTTGTTCCCTGTATCTACAGCCAGATATTTAAACGGACAAAGGCTGTGACAATCCTAacatgtgatttttctttttGTTAGGTTCAAGGGTCAGCGGAAAGGTGGGGTTACTGAGAATGCCTCGTACTACATCTTCACGCAATGCCCAGACGGGGCGTTTGAGGCGTTTCCAGTTAACGCCTGGTATAATTTTGTCCCAGTGGCAAAACACAGGACTCTGACTGCAGAGGAGGCAGAGGAAGAGTGGGGAAGGTAAAATGTCATGCTCGTGTGTGCATCAACatagcctccccccaccccccatgcttTAACATTGCGCCACAAGTCTCAGCATCGATCTAGCCTAGGTTCCACACTGCAAATGATTTATTCCTGATCACTACATTCAGAAAACTGCTCAatacttcttcttatcgagtccacatcacaagattagaaattgaacACACTTCTCATACAAtggagttgaattgaattgaattgaattgaatttcctttattgtcattcagaccttacggtctgaacgaaatttcgtgcctgcagtcatacatacaatgatacaataatgaacaacaataaacacaaattaacatccaccacagtgagtcctccaaacacctcctcactgtggtggaggcaaaaaaaaatctaaaagtctgtgcttcttgtgcgtggtggtggtaaCAGGGTCGCGATGTCATCGCCCTATCCTTGACCCCTGCTCAATACTCATAATACATTTTAACTCAGTTTATATCGAACACATCTGTTCTCTTGCAACTGAGAGGCTGTAATTATGGCCAACTTACTTTCCATTCATTACAAGTAAATTATAGaccgtcgtttttttttttagatttcgatttagtttattgtcacgtctactgaggtacattgaaaagcttttgttgcgcacaGAGGGATTCACACAGCTAATCGCACGttgctttttttccttttctACCCCTTGCGTGTTTGTACCCTCAGGCGTAACAAGGTGGTGAATCACTTCAGCATCATGTTGCAGAAGCGGCTGAAGGAGCAGGACCGCGATGATGGGGACGACGATGAGGAGAAGGTGAAGAAAggcaaagataaaaagaaaaaaggaagcgACCTGCGGATCCACGAACTGGAAGACGACCTGGAAATGAGCACGGATGATAGCGACGGGGAGAGTGGCGACGATAGTGAGTGACACGAGGAGCCTGTCTGTTTAGATTGAACTGTGAGCGTAGACACACCATCTGCTGCCTCCCTTGTCACTCAAGCTAGGCACAGCTCCAAGCAGCCTTGGCTGGGAGCTGCACATCCTAAAATGTTCCTGGCCGCTGTAAGAGgagctgtgtgcgtgtgtgtcagtgtgtgtgcgcgtgtgtgtatgtctctgtgtgtgtgcgtatgtgtgtgtgtgtgtgtgtctgtgtgtgtgtgtctttgtgtgtgtgtgtgtgtgtgaaacgggcccttcagtccaccgagtccacaccgaccagcaatcctaacACACATACACTGtctgacacacactagggtcaatttacaattaaccaaaCCAactattaacctataaatctatatgtctttggagtgtgggaggaaaccggagctcccggagaaaatgcacgcaggtcacggggagaacgtgcaaactccgtacagacagcacccgtagtggggatcgaacccaggtctcggtgttttaaggcagcaactgtacctgcTGATTTGGCCTCTCAGACGTGTACCCTCTCCTCACCAGGTGATACTAAAAAGGACCCGAAGACCAAGAAGAAAGGGAAAGCTGcgctgaagaaaaagaagaagaaaggcTCTGATGACGAGGCATTTGAGGACAGCGATGATGGTGATTTTGAGGGCCAGGAGGTGGATTACATCTCCGACGATGACTCCAGGTAGACGTGCTAACGTGCTGGACTAACTCGGGGTCggccggcatctctggagataaaggatgggtgacgttttgggtcgggacacttcttcagactgaaagtataggggagggaactggaggtgagGAAAGGCCAGGCAAAAAGCAGGACAGATGACCAAGACCAAGGAAGGGtgtagcccacaatggtccattgttggccggggaagaggtgataaccaaGGGATgcggacagtggaactagtaggatggctCCAGGTACCTGATTGCTTCTTGCCAGTTTGTTTATCTTCCCCGGTCAGGGGGGTGTGGGAGATGTCCCCTACAGGTGGCCAGGCACAGTTTAAACTGCGGTGGTGAGGTAAGCTGATACCAGGAAGTTGGAGCTACTaatctttagattagtttagagatgcagcatggaaacaggccaagggtccaccgagtccaagccgactaTTCATACTAGTCCGCGCTATCCCggttttacatccactccctactctcCACGGGCAGTTTTACAGATGGCCAAAtccgcacctctttgggatgttggagaaaaccggagcatccgtaAGAAACTCCCACAGTTGCAGGAAGAGCGTTTAGCCTCCACACATGCAGCACGCAGGGTCAGGGTCCAACCTGGGTCTGTGTTGCTGTGAAGCCCCCGCTGTAcccgccgtgccactgtgcctcccttcgGCACGAGGGTTTGCAGTGGGAGGCTGTTGCCCTTTCATGCAGGGTTCAGAACTAGCGGGATCAAAGACTGGGCACCCATCCAGGTGAGGCTTGGTGCGGGAAATTGGACTGTACGTGCATCATGGCTCAGTCCTGCTCTTGCTGCCTTCATCAGTACATTCCAACAGGGGACAATGGCCTGGGACCCTGAGCTGATTCAGGGAGATGGTCACCAAACTGTGAGCAGTGAGATGCCTTCAAGTTTAGAGAGGTTCCAAGTGAAATCTGCTGCATGAGTTGTCGAGTGATAAACAGAAACCCAGTCTCTCACAACACGTCCCTCTCTGATTCACAGTGATAACAACGAAATGGAGATAGAAAAGGCGAAGCCCAATAAAGAAGAGGATGGGCCGAAAGGTAAATGCCACGCTGAAGCTGCTCATCATTGGTCCGGCGCTCCAGATCCCAGGAATACCCACACGGGCAGCCAACTGGTGTGGTGGCTGAGCTGCATCCACTGGGATTGTTCACTGCGCTGTAATTGGGTTTAGTCAACCTGGGAAACCAAAGGGGCACTCCTAGGAATCCCACGCAGTCCCACGAGAGAGACTTGCCGTGCCCCCTAAACCAGCCCCATAATACTGGGAAGGATTTCAAAGCACAAAAGCTTTTAGTTCCTGGGTGAAATATCTGCCATCTGTTCAAAGCATGAAGCCTCTGGCAAGATAATGGGTTAGTCCATAGAATGGGTATTGTCTGTGGTACATGAGGAGACCACACCCTTCATTGGACCGTGCCTGGTGATTATGTACTCAGCAGCCCCAGAAATGTCACTGGACGCCTCCACTTGCCTCAGACACGGGATAAATAAGAAGAGTGAGGTTGCCACCACTCTCCTGCGTCCTTGCCCAACCCATTCTAGACTCTCCCCTTTCCCCATCCTCACCCCCACTCGCTCTGTCCCCTCCTCTCTGCCACACGtcgctcctcctccccaccctccccaccccatggTGGTTTGAGTTTTCCAGATGTTGTGGAATTCTGCTTTTCAGGAATTGACGAAGATTCGGAGAGCAGCGAGGAGAGCGAAGAGGAGAAGCCGGCggaagagaaagaggaggaggacgATGAGAAGAAATCCACGGGCCccgagagaaaagaaaagaagaagaaaggTGAGGATTGGAA
Protein-coding regions in this window:
- the gtf2f1 gene encoding general transcription factor IIF subunit 1; protein product: MANLGSSSQAVTEYTVRVPKNNAKKHNIMAFNSADKINFTTWTQAKMERDLSNKKIYQEEEQPVFGAGSEFGKKLREESRKKKFGIVTREFKPEDQPWLLRVNGKAGRKFKGQRKGGVTENASYYIFTQCPDGAFEAFPVNAWYNFVPVAKHRTLTAEEAEEEWGRRNKVVNHFSIMLQKRLKEQDRDDGDDDEEKVKKGKDKKKKGSDLRIHELEDDLEMSTDDSDGESGDDSDTKKDPKTKKKGKAALKKKKKKGSDDEAFEDSDDGDFEGQEVDYISDDDSSDNNEMEIEKAKPNKEEDGPKGIDEDSESSEESEEEKPAEEKEEEDDEKKSTGPERKEKKKKDSSEESESSDESDIESEAASALFMLKKKTPPKKDWRGSNNSSRGNSRPGTPTPQISTSNTLRAAASKLEQGKRQAGSAETPAAKRLKMDAGAQSASGKSTPQPQSGKSTPSSSDIQLTEEAVRRYLTRKPMTTKDLLKKFQTKKTGLSSEQTVNVLAQILKKLNPERKMINDKMHFFLKEVN